Within Deinococcus planocerae, the genomic segment TTCGTGTTCGGCGGTCGTCTCGTAGCCCACGACCGCCGGGACAGGCACCCGGCCCGTGAGCCAGCGCAGACGTTCGCGCTCCTGAAGGAGGGAACTCGACGGCAGGCCGCCGCGCACCTGAACCTTCACCACGTACCGCTGGCCCCGCCACACGCCCGCGCCGCTCTCGCCGTGGGTGACGGCCTCCCAGCGGGCGGCGGGGAGCACGCGGCGCAGGGAGTCGGGGAGGCTCAGGGTCATGCGGGGCAGGATACGGGAAGGTCGTCCCGTCCCCCATCCTCCCACCCCTGTAGACTGCCCGGGATGAAGGTCGGTCTGCTGAACTCGCTGGGCACGCGACATGCCCGCTACTGGGCGGCGCTGCTCAGGGAACTCGGGGTGGAGACGGTGACGCCCTCCCTCCCCACCGGGGAGGCCCTCGCGCTGGGCCGGGAGAGCCTGCCGGGAGAGCCGGTGCAGGTGCAGCTCGCGCTGGGGCGGATTCTCGAACTCGGGCGGGTGGACGCCGTGCTCGTGCCGAGGGCGGCCCCGGTGGCGAACGACGCCTGGGGGGAGGCGCTGACCGAACTGCTGCCCCGGCGGCTCAGCGGCCTGCCGACCCTGATTCCCCTGCCCGAGGGCGGCGACGAGATGGCGGCGGCGGCGATGGACCTCGGGCAACGCCTCACCCGCAACCCGGGCCGGGTGCGGCTGGCGCTGGAGCGCGTCAAGCCGCTGGCGTCGGGGGGACGCGAGGAGATGCCAGCCCTGAGCCGGGCCTCGCGGGTGACGGTCGCCGTGATCGGCCCGCGTGCCCTGCTCGGCGACCCGGACCTCGGCGGGGGGCTGCGCTCGGCGCTGGAGGGGCTGGGCCTGCACCCCGTCTTCTCCTCCGAGCTGCCCGCCTCGCAGGTGGCGGCGCGGGGGGAGCGGATGGAGCGGGCGACGGCTCCCGCCGGGGAGCGTGAACTCTTCGGCGCCCTCAAGTTGCTGGAAGGCAAGAGCGCGGTGCGGGGCGTCCTCTTCGCGTCTCCCGCGCGGGACGGGGCGCACCGGGCGGCCCTGAACCGCCTCGCCGGACAGACGCACAAGCCCGCGCTGGTGATCGACGTGGACGGCGGGCAGACGGAGTGGCCCGAACTCGTGGGCTTCCGCGACCGGGTGACGCTGGGGGCGTCGGCGCGGGCGGCCACGGGCGCGGACGGGGGGGAGGCGTGAACTTCTGGCGCTGGCTGACCACCCCCGACCCCGAGCCGGGTTTCACGCGGCGCAAGCTCGGGCGGCTGCTGCTGCGGGTGCTCCTCTTCACGGTGCTGGCGACGGTGCTCTCGGCGCTGCTGCGCGTGGTCGGGCTGGGGCCGTACCTCGACACGTGGTGGGGCACCCTGCTCTTCGTGCTGGCGCTGTACATCCCGCTCGCGCGCTTCCTGAACGTGGACACCTTCGCGCCGCGCCGGACGGTGGGGGCGGCGGCGCGGACGGGCACGAAGGGCAAGACGACGAGCGCTGAGCGCCGCAAGGAGCGCAACCGGTACGCGGGCGTCCGCAAGGGACCGCCGCACAGTGGCCGCAGGCGCTGAGGAGCACCCGTCCGCCGGGGTGGAGCCCTCCGGCCACCCACCCTCCCCGCCGACCCACGCCAAGGCCCGCCCCGCCCGCGAGTGGGTGTGCGAGGGCGTGTTCCGACCCCTCGCCGCGCGGCTGGTGTCGCCGCTGGCCCAGCGGGGCATTAATCCCCTCCACGTCGTGCTGGCCCACACGGCGCTGGGGGTCGGGGTGGGCGTGCTCCTGCGGCGGGGGCACCGGGTCACGCCCGCCGTGCTCCTCCAGGTCAAGACCCTGCTCGACAACCTCGACGGGCAGCTCGCCCGCGCGACCGGGCAGACGACCGAGACGGGGCGCTACCTCGACACCGAGGGCGACCTCCTCGTGAACGCCGCCGTTCTGGTGGGCCTCGCCGGGTGGTGGGGGGTGCCGCTCACGGTGCTCCAGAGCCTGATCCTGAGCGTGGACTACCTGTGGGAGCGCGACCACCGGGAGGCCCGGGGCGAGGTCTTCCGCGATCCGCCCGCCCAGGCGGGAGACGACCCGCGCGTCCTGGCGGCCCTGAAGAGGGGATACGCCCTGTACTTCACCCCGCAGGAGCGTGTGCTCGGGGCCCTTTTCGAGGGGCGGCTGCGCGCGGCGGCAGGCGGGCCTCCCACCCCCGACGACCGCCTCGCCTACACCCCGCGCGAGATCAACGTGGTCGCGGTGAACCTGGGGCTGAGCACCCAGCTCCTCGCCCTGGGGCTGTGTTTGACCGCGCGGCGGCCCGGCGTGTACCTATGGAGCCTGCCCGCCCAGGCGCTGCTGCTCGCGGGGGTGCAGGGGTGGCGGGAGGGGCGGGTCAGGGGGAAGTGGTGAGTGGTCAGTGGTTCGGGTCCTCTTTTCACCACTCACCACGAGCCACTCACCCCTCCTCCAGCGGGTAGGTGCGCGCCGCCCGCACCGCCAGCACGATCAGGTAGCCGTAGAACACTATCACCCCCACGAACACCAGCCAGCCGGGGAAGTTGCCGATGTCGGCGAGCGAGAGCGCTTCGGGGAATTCGAGCACCCAGCCCTTGGGCTGCGACAGGTCGAGCTTGGCGAACCACGCGAAGAGCACCGCCGCGTAGATCCACAGGTAGTTGCGGTTGAGCCGCCAGCCCAGGGCGTCGGCGCGGCTCATCGGGCTGCGGGGCTTGCCGAGTTCGGCCAGCAGCAGTTGGTGCCAGCCGGGGTCCACCGCGTCGCCGAGCATCGCCGGGTAGAAGAAACGCTCCATGATCCGCACCCGGTGGTGGGCGATCTCGAAGGTGCGGAATCTCCGGGCCTCCAGCCGCAGGAAGTAGTAGTTCAGGAACATGGCGAAGAGGAAGGTGACGTGGCTGTTGTCGGGGTTCCCCAGCGCGAAGGAGGCCAGACCGGCGGTGGTGACGACCGCCCAGTTCGTCGTCGTGTCGAGGCGCTGGCGGTAGGCGGTCATCTTGCCGACCTCGGCGCGGTAGAGGTGGATCAGGGCGTTGGCGGTGTTCGTGCTGTAGCTCAGCTCGGTCAGCGCCCGGTCCAAGACGGCGCCCTGACCACGCCCTACGCCGGGCACGGGCGGCACCTGGGGCAAGTGGACGGGGGCGGGAGGCGGGGGGGCGTCACCCCTTCAGGGTAAAGCTCCCCGTGGGGCAGGCATGAGGGGCGCGCGTCCTTCTGTCCCCATTCCCCCCCGACCTCCCCGTCAGTGCATGTCGGTGCGCCCGACGTTGCCGCTGGCGAACCACGCCCGCACCCCCAACCCGGCGTGCAGGAGGTGCAGGAAGATCAGCCCCAGCACCAGCCCCGAGAGCGAGGTCAGGAAAAGGGGCAGCGTCAGCGCGACCCCCGCCGTGAGCAGGCGCAGCGGGGCGAGCTGGCGGGCGGTGAAGAGCAGCTCCTTTTCCGGCTCCAGCGTGAATTCCAGCCCCATGCAGGCGAGGTAGAACAGCGCGAAGCCCCCCGCCAGCAGCCAGCGCACGCCCGGCTCGGCGGGCCCCTCCACCGCCACGGCGTGCTCGACCATCGCGCCGATCAGGGTGATCCCGACCACGAGGGGCAGGTGGAGGTAGGACCACGCCAGGAAGCGCCAGCGGTTGTGCGAGTCGGGCTCCCGCCGACCGATGTAGTCGAAGTAGACCCACCACAGCCCGAAGCCCAGCAGCAGGCCCAACACGAAGCGCAGCACGGTCACCGGGCCCAGGGTCTCCACCTCCGCCAGCCCGTTCACGACGCCCACGAGGCTCTCCCCGAGCACGATGATCACGAAGAGGCCAAAGCGTTCGGGCAGCTTGCGCGCGGGCGCGGGAAAGACGCGCGGCTGGTCGGCGAGGGTCAGCAGCGGCGTCACGAGGTCGATCAGGAGCCCCACTCCCTTGAGGATCAGCGCCAGCGGGCCGGTCAGGAAGGCCGCGACGGTCCAGAGGACGATGCTGGCGCTGAAGCCGCGCACGTACACGTCGGTGACGGGCCGCACCCCCGGATTGTGCCGCCCCGCCCGCCACCACATCCATGTGATCAGCGCCCGGGCGAAGGCGTACGACAGCGCGAAGCCGGTCGCGGTCTTGCCCAGCCCGTACTCGGCGGTCGCGGCCATCCCCGCCACGGCGAGCATCTGGAAGAAGGTGACGGCGCGGAAGCTCAGGTCGTAGGTCTCGAAGCGCTCGTTGTAGTACGCGACGCTCAGCCACACCCACCACACCGGGACGAACAAGAGCAGGAACTCGCCCAGGCTGCGCGCGTCGGGGTGCCCCGCGAGGTGGTGCGCCAGCCGCGAGATCACGACCACGAAGACGAGATCGTAGAAGAGTTCGAGCCAGGTGACCCGCCGGGCATCCTCCCCGGGGGCGTGGAGCTGCGGGGTCTGCCACCAGAGCCGGACGTTGCGCCACATGCCCGGACCTTACTCCGCCCGCCCGCCGGGTGTCCTCCTGGCCGAATGGGGAGGGAGAGCCGCGACGACTCAGCGCAGGAAGGGGTTGGTGCGCCGCTCGGCCCCTATGGTCGTGGCCGGGCCGTGGCCGGGGTACACGGCGGTCTCGCCCGGCAGCGACAGCAGCTCGCGCGCGATCCCCGCGAGCAGTTGGGGATGGTTCCCGCCCGGCAGGTCGGTGCGCCCGATTCCGCCCTGAAAGAGCGTATCGCCCGCCACCACGAAGCCCTCTCCGACGAAGACGACGTGCCCCGGCGCGTGTCCCGGCAACTCGCGCGCGGTGAGGGTCAGGTCGCCCGCCTGGAAAGTCTGCCCCTGGGTGATCTCGTGCTCGGGCGCCTCCGGCTGGATGAACGGCAGGTTCCAGCGGGCCGCCGACGCCGCGCCCAGGCGGTAGAGGGGGAGGTCGGCGGGGTGGAGGGAGACGGGCACCTCCAGCGCCTCCCGCACCGGCTGCACCGCGCCGATATGGTCGAAATGCGCGTGGGTGAGGAGGATGCCGCGCACCGTCACGCCCGCCTCGCGCACGAGGGCCAGCACCCGCTCGGCCTCGTCGCCGGGGTCGAAGAGAAAGCCTTCGCCACCCTGCCCCGCCACGAGCACCGCGTTTTCCTGCAAGGGCCCGGTCGGGAGGGTCCAGACCTGTGCCGTGCCGTGTTGCCTCGCTCTCGTCATGAGGAGGAGTGTAGATGGGCAGGAGAACCCCAGGATCGGCACCCGCCTCTCCGGCCAAGCAGGCACCCAGGGTCTTGGGTCTGTACCACCCATAAGTGGTACGAAGTGACGGTATGATTTTGGAATATGGCCCCCTCGACGGAAAAAATTAAGGTCACCCACACGCTTACCCGCCACACCCACAGTCGGGTGCGCGAATTGGTGCAGCGGGGGGAAGTCAAGGACGTGAGCGCCTTTATCGAGCAAGCGGTCGAGCAGGCCCTGCGTGAACACAAGCTGCGGAATCTCGCGCTGGAGCTGGAAGCTTTCGAGGACCCAGACTACGCCGCCGAGGTCGCGCGCTTGGGAGAAGAGGGCATGGAAGACCTCCGGGTGGAGCTGAACCGGCGTGGCTGAACCGCAGCGCGGGGAGGTCTGGCAGGTGCAGTTCAATCCTTCGTTACAGAGCGAGGGCAAGGATCAACACCCGGCGGTCATCCTGAGCATCGACGAATTGAACCGCTCAAAAATGCCCTTGACGACCGTTGTGCCCCTGACGAGCGTGCCCCCGAGACGTGAGGGGATGTTGAACGTGCGGGTGGAACCCACCGACGACAACGGCCTCACCAAGATCTCGTGGGCGCAGCCGCACATGATCCGGGCCATCAACAAGGATCTGCGCTTGGTGAGGCGCCGGGGCGTTCTCGCGGCGGCGGACTTCGAACGCATCGCTCAGGCGGTGCGGGATGTTCTGGGGCTTTAGGGCGAGAGGGGCCCGTCGAATGCCCGGTTGCCGTGACGTTAGATCACGCCGAGCCGCACCAGTTCCTTCGGCTCATATACCGGCAACCCGAGCTTGTCGTGCATCCGCAGGAGATGTTTATCCTTCGTGACAAGTGCCTCGGCCTCTGAGGTCATCAACAGGTTGAGTAGATACCAGTCTTTCGGGTCCGGGCAAGACGGCCAATCGAACGACTGCACCCGCTGCACCACCTCCGCCACTTGAAGCAAGTCGTAGGCAAGCCCGAACGCCTCGGCGGCCGTGAGCCCACCACCCAGCGACAACACATTCTGATACGTCAACACCCGCCGCAATTCCACAAAATGCTCCTCGCCCAACACGAACACCACGTCGAAACGCTTTGCCGCAAGCAGCAGGTCACGGGCGGGACCGCGTGGGCTCGTCGCGCCGCTAAGAATGACGTTCACGTCTGGGATCACACGGGGAGCATCCGGCACTCAGCCTGCCCGCTTCCTGGTCAGGAGCCGTCTACCGAACTTCCGCACGATCTCCTCCCTGGTCGGCTCAGGCAGACGGGGGCGATCATCGGGCTCGTCCGTTCGCTGAGAGCGTGCCCACTCGATGGCCCGCTCAATCAGCTCCTCGCGCTCCTCATCGGAGAGCACCGAGAAGACCTCCCGCAGCCGGTCGAGGCTGGGTGTCGCCACAGGCACACGCCGCCCGAGCCGGGCATCGACGGCAGCCTTTGGGACGCGGTAGCGCGGTCGCCCGGTCGGGGTGGTGCCAATCTGGATGGCTTCCAGGTCGCCTTCCCTGATCTGGCGCCGCACGGTGTCGTCGCTCACGTGTAGGAGCCGCGCGACCTCGGTGACGGTAAGCAGGGCTTGAGGCTTGGGAGTCATGGGGCCAGTTTACCGCAAAAGCCGCAGACTCCGCAAAACACGGTACAACTTAGCCCAGGGGCCGCACCGCGTCCGCCGTCGTGAAGTCCGCCGCGTTCAGGCCAGCGGGCAGGCCCGGCCCCACGATGGCCGCCCCCCGCGCCTCCGCCGCCGCCAGTTCCGCGTTCAGGGCCAGCAGGAAGGCCAGCACGTCCGCGCCCGCGGGCATTCCATATGCCGCCCGCACCGCCGCGTCCAGCCGTTCCTGCGCGTCCCGCAAAGGGTTCTTGCCCGGCGTGTCCAGCGTGCGGTACAGGTCGCGCAGGCTCCAGCCCTGGCGCTTCATCACCTCGTTGCGCAGCCCGCGCAGCGCCACCGCCGCCTCCGCCACCGCCCGCACCTGCTCAGATGTGGGGGATTGAGGCCAGGGGAAGGAGTCGAAGACGGTATCGGAGGTGTAGCGGAAGTCCCCCTTCATCGTCGAGCTACGGGCTTTGAGCCATTCCCAGTGCATCGAGGATTGCAGGACTCCGAACGAATAATCATCGGACAGTGGAAAGACGATCAGCGCGGCATTCGGGCGAATCTCCGAGGAGACGAACTCGAAGATCGGACGCTTCGTGACCTGACCGCAGGCGACGTAACGGGGCAGGGACGCGATTTTCTCAATGAGTTCGCCGCGCCCGTAGGACAGCAGCCACCACTGATTCAGGAAATTGCGGTGGTGCTTGTTCGTCTTGGCCTTCGGATTGACGGCCACAACCTCGGCGTTGCGCTGTTCCTCCTCGGCGGCGGCGGCCTCTCTCGCTGGCAAGACTTCGCGTTCGACCCGTGTAAATGGCAGCTTGTAGGCTCTGGCGGCGAACACGTCACGCGGCTGGAAATCAATGACGTAGCGGCTGGGATGCGGTGGGGCGGTGCTCAACAACTCGTCTGCCGTCAGGTACGGAAAGATGACCTCGGCATTCTTGCGGTCGGCGTTCATCATCTGCCCGACCTCCAAGCCGTCCAGCAGAAAACCCTTGTGGCCGTGTGTCTGGCCCTGGTAGCACGCGCCGCTGCGGGCGTTGACGCTCAACCTCTGCGCGGCGGTCACGTCGGTTCCGGCAGAGAGGGCGGAGTTGATGACGGGCACGTCCACGCTCTGCCACGGGCTGTCGCGGCGGTCTCCTACCTGCCAGCTCAGGTGCTTGGGCCCCGGCTGCGGACCCCGGACCCAGTTGACGATGCTGACGTGAACGGCGGCGTCCCCGCTCCAGACCTGGCTGCTCACGGCGTCGGTGAGGGTGCCGCCGTGCGCGGTGACGTAATCCAGGCCGCCCACGCGGCTGTCGTTCTGGCGGATGGTGTTCGTGCCGACCAGCCCGGCCCGCTGGCCTTCTTCCAGGTGGTCGTGCGCCCGGCGAATCCAGTAGACGCAGTAGTCGGCGCGGCCCGGCACGTCGGGGTAGGCGGCGCGCAGCTTGCGGACGTAGGCCGGGCCCATCTCGCGCTGAAGTTTGTTCTTGCTCTGAAAGGGCGGGTTGCCGACGACGGCGTTCACGCGCGGCCAGGGGGTAAAGAGGGCGTCGCCCTGCACGATGCGGTCGTCGAGGTTGTCCAGCGGGAGCGGCTGGTCGAAGTCCAGGCCGGTGTTGCCCAGCAGGCCCTGCATCTCGCGGATGGCGAGTTCCTTGGCGAGCGTGAGGGTCACCTTGGCGAGTTCCGCGCCGAAAGGGTCGTACTCCAGCCCGTGCATCTGCCGGATGCTGACGCGGCCAGGCGGCAGCGGCGTGCCCGGCGCGGACAGGTCCCGCAGCCGCAGCAGGGCGCGGGCCTCCAGACGGCGCAGCTCCCGGTACGCGACATACAGAAAATTGCCGCTGCCGCACGCGGGGTCGAGGACGTGGAACGAGGCGAGTTCGTCCAGCAGGCCGCGCAGTTCCTTTTGCGTGCCCGCGGCATCAATCCGCGTCTGAAACGGCGTGACGACCGTGGGCAGCACGACGCGCATGATGTCGGCTTCACTGGTGTAGTGCGCGCCTCTGGCGTGCCGGTCGGCCTTGCCCATGCTGCTCTGGAACAGCACCCCGAAAATCTGCGGCTGAATCCGCGCCCAGTTGTTCTCCAACGCGGCCCGGTGCAGGAGGTGCAGCTCGTCTCGGTTCAGTTCGATGGGGTCCACGACGCTGAACAGCCCGCCGTTGAAGTACGGGATGGGGGCGAAGCGGCCTCCGCGCGCCCGTTCCCTCGTGTTCATCTGCCGGAACAGCCCACCGAAGAGGTCGTAGCTGCTGGCCTTCCCCTGCCGCGCGTCGTCAGTCAGCTCGGTGAAAAAGCCGCGTGGGATCAGCTCGAAGTCCTCCGCGAACATCGCCATGACGCACTGGAGGAGGAACCGCTGGGCCCGGCCCCGGTCCTCGCCGCGCAGGATGACGCTGT encodes:
- a CDS encoding low temperature requirement protein A; translation: MWRNVRLWWQTPQLHAPGEDARRVTWLELFYDLVFVVVISRLAHHLAGHPDARSLGEFLLLFVPVWWVWLSVAYYNERFETYDLSFRAVTFFQMLAVAGMAATAEYGLGKTATGFALSYAFARALITWMWWRAGRHNPGVRPVTDVYVRGFSASIVLWTVAAFLTGPLALILKGVGLLIDLVTPLLTLADQPRVFPAPARKLPERFGLFVIIVLGESLVGVVNGLAEVETLGPVTVLRFVLGLLLGFGLWWVYFDYIGRREPDSHNRWRFLAWSYLHLPLVVGITLIGAMVEHAVAVEGPAEPGVRWLLAGGFALFYLACMGLEFTLEPEKELLFTARQLAPLRLLTAGVALTLPLFLTSLSGLVLGLIFLHLLHAGLGVRAWFASGNVGRTDMH
- a CDS encoding helix-turn-helix domain-containing protein, which translates into the protein MTPKPQALLTVTEVARLLHVSDDTVRRQIREGDLEAIQIGTTPTGRPRYRVPKAAVDARLGRRVPVATPSLDRLREVFSVLSDEEREELIERAIEWARSQRTDEPDDRPRLPEPTREEIVRKFGRRLLTRKRAG
- a CDS encoding class I SAM-dependent DNA methyltransferase; its protein translation is MTETARRMQDFVAYWRTLRGDEKGESQVFLDRLFQAFGHAGYKEAGAELEHRVAKQGGGKRFADLVWRPRVLIEMKKRGEGLANHHQQAFDYWLRLVPDRPRYAVLCNFDELWVYDFGTQLDEPMDRVRIDELPERYAVLNFLFPQEGPPLFGNNRVDVTREAADSVARVLNSVILRGEDRGRAQRFLLQCVMAMFAEDFELIPRGFFTELTDDARQGKASSYDLFGGLFRQMNTRERARGGRFAPIPYFNGGLFSVVDPIELNRDELHLLHRAALENNWARIQPQIFGVLFQSSMGKADRHARGAHYTSEADIMRVVLPTVVTPFQTRIDAAGTQKELRGLLDELASFHVLDPACGSGNFLYVAYRELRRLEARALLRLRDLSAPGTPLPPGRVSIRQMHGLEYDPFGAELAKVTLTLAKELAIREMQGLLGNTGLDFDQPLPLDNLDDRIVQGDALFTPWPRVNAVVGNPPFQSKNKLQREMGPAYVRKLRAAYPDVPGRADYCVYWIRRAHDHLEEGQRAGLVGTNTIRQNDSRVGGLDYVTAHGGTLTDAVSSQVWSGDAAVHVSIVNWVRGPQPGPKHLSWQVGDRRDSPWQSVDVPVINSALSAGTDVTAAQRLSVNARSGACYQGQTHGHKGFLLDGLEVGQMMNADRKNAEVIFPYLTADELLSTAPPHPSRYVIDFQPRDVFAARAYKLPFTRVEREVLPAREAAAAEEEQRNAEVVAVNPKAKTNKHHRNFLNQWWLLSYGRGELIEKIASLPRYVACGQVTKRPIFEFVSSEIRPNAALIVFPLSDDYSFGVLQSSMHWEWLKARSSTMKGDFRYTSDTVFDSFPWPQSPTSEQVRAVAEAAVALRGLRNEVMKRQGWSLRDLYRTLDTPGKNPLRDAQERLDAAVRAAYGMPAGADVLAFLLALNAELAAAEARGAAIVGPGLPAGLNAADFTTADAVRPLG
- a CDS encoding putative toxin-antitoxin system toxin component, PIN family; amino-acid sequence: MPDAPRVIPDVNVILSGATSPRGPARDLLLAAKRFDVVFVLGEEHFVELRRVLTYQNVLSLGGGLTAAEAFGLAYDLLQVAEVVQRVQSFDWPSCPDPKDWYLLNLLMTSEAEALVTKDKHLLRMHDKLGLPVYEPKELVRLGVI
- a CDS encoding type II toxin-antitoxin system PemK/MazF family toxin; protein product: MAEPQRGEVWQVQFNPSLQSEGKDQHPAVILSIDELNRSKMPLTTVVPLTSVPPRREGMLNVRVEPTDDNGLTKISWAQPHMIRAINKDLRLVRRRGVLAAADFERIAQAVRDVLGL
- a CDS encoding MBL fold metallo-hydrolase, giving the protein MTRARQHGTAQVWTLPTGPLQENAVLVAGQGGEGFLFDPGDEAERVLALVREAGVTVRGILLTHAHFDHIGAVQPVREALEVPVSLHPADLPLYRLGAASAARWNLPFIQPEAPEHEITQGQTFQAGDLTLTARELPGHAPGHVVFVGEGFVVAGDTLFQGGIGRTDLPGGNHPQLLAGIARELLSLPGETAVYPGHGPATTIGAERRTNPFLR
- a CDS encoding DUF2270 domain-containing protein; translated protein: MPGVGRGQGAVLDRALTELSYSTNTANALIHLYRAEVGKMTAYRQRLDTTTNWAVVTTAGLASFALGNPDNSHVTFLFAMFLNYYFLRLEARRFRTFEIAHHRVRIMERFFYPAMLGDAVDPGWHQLLLAELGKPRSPMSRADALGWRLNRNYLWIYAAVLFAWFAKLDLSQPKGWVLEFPEALSLADIGNFPGWLVFVGVIVFYGYLIVLAVRAARTYPLEEG
- a CDS encoding CDP-alcohol phosphatidyltransferase family protein gives rise to the protein MEPSGHPPSPPTHAKARPAREWVCEGVFRPLAARLVSPLAQRGINPLHVVLAHTALGVGVGVLLRRGHRVTPAVLLQVKTLLDNLDGQLARATGQTTETGRYLDTEGDLLVNAAVLVGLAGWWGVPLTVLQSLILSVDYLWERDHREARGEVFRDPPAQAGDDPRVLAALKRGYALYFTPQERVLGALFEGRLRAAAGGPPTPDDRLAYTPREINVVAVNLGLSTQLLALGLCLTARRPGVYLWSLPAQALLLAGVQGWREGRVRGKW